From Methanobrevibacter sp.:
TATTAAATCAATTTATTTTTGTTTTTAAATAAATTTGATAAACTTAGAGGAAAAATATGAAATGTCCAGTTTGCGGTTGTGAAAATCCAGATGATTATAAGTTTTGCCATGACTGTGGCGCTCCTTTGATTTTAAGTGAATCAATTGATGATTTGACTAAGGAATTGGAGAATAGGGATGATTTTCCAATTTTAGACAGTAAAAAACTGATTATAATAGGTTATATAATAGCTATTCTATTCGGTTGGGGAAGCTTCATTCTGAGTTTTTTCCTTGGTGCCTATGGATTTATAGGATTCATCGGACTCTTTTTCCCAGGATTCATGTTGAATAGTAAGGATCCAAATATCAGAAAGCATGCTTATATTCAATTGGCCATTATGATAGTTGGAATTATTTTTACCATTTTGTTTTTATTTAGATTATTTTAGAATATGAATTTTAAAGTTTTTATTTAGATATTTTTAGGATATAGTGAGTAAATATGAATAAAAAACTTAAGATTGCCTTAGGCATTATTTTAGCATTGGTCATAGTTATTGCAGGATCTGCTTTATGGTATGTAAATGATTATTATCATGCCGAACCTAGTGCAACTGCTCTTCTAGAAGGGGATGAAAATGTCACTGTTACCCAAATAGATAATGGGTTGCTCTTGGATGGTCCTGGCAATGACAGCGCATTGATCTTTTATCCTGGGGCTAAAATAGAATACACTTCCTACCTTCCATTATTTATGGATCTGGCAGATGATGGAGTGGATTGCTTCATAGTGGAAATGCCTTACAATTTAGCTATTTTCGGTATGGATAGTGCAGATGAGATTGTAAATGACAATGCTTATGATTATCAGAAATGGTATATCTGCGGTCATTCTTTAGGGGGAGTAATGGCTTCCTACTATTCACTTAATCATACAGATGATCTTGATGGCCTAATACTTCTTGCAGCTTATCCTGCAGATGACTTGGGAAACATGTCTGTTTTGTCAATATACGGTTCCAATGATAAGACTTTGAATAAGGAAACATATGATGAATCCAAGAGCTTAATGGATTATAATTTAACTGAATATGTGATTGAAGGTGGAAATCATGCTCAATTCGGATCCTATGGTAATCAATCTGGTGATGGGGCAGCAAGCATTTCTGCTGAAAATCAGAGAAAGCAAACGAAAAATGAGATTCTAGAGTTTATTAATTAATATTTCCTTACGGAATCTTTTTTTCTGAACTTCTTTTCTTTATTCTTAATTTATTTTTCAAATATTTTTTATCAATCCACTATTTTTATACAAACTATTTAATAGATTAAAATACATATATAATTTTATTATGAAATAAATATTCAACTATTTATTATACTAATGCTAATTTACTTAAAATTAACTTAAAAAATATTTTTTAAAACAACGATTAAAACTGATTATTATGCTTAAAATATTCGAAGATTTGGGATATAAAAAACAAATATGTAAAACATGCGGCAATGAGTTTTACTCTCAAGTGGATAGAGACACTTGCGGTGATGCTCCATGTGATGAGTATGGATTTATCGGAAATCCTGCTACAGACAAGCCATATGATTTATATGAAATTCAAGAAACTTTTAGGAACTTCTTAAAAGATGAGGGCCACACACCAATACCTCGTTATCCAACTTTGGCTAAAAGATGGAGAGATGATGTATTTTTAGTTGGAGCTTCAATATTTTGCTTCCAACCATGGATCACCTCCGGTTTGGTGGAACCTCCAGCCAATCCTCTTGAAGTTGAACAGCCATCCATCCGTCTTAATGATGTGGACAATGTAGGAAGGACAGGTAGGCACATGACCTGTTTCACCATGGGTTCACATACCGTAATCAACAAGCCTGATAACTTCATCTACTGGGAAGATGAGACCATTCGTCTCTGTCATGAGTTCTTCAAGTCAATTGGAATCAATACCGAAGAGCTTACCTTCATCAAATCCTGGTGGAAAGGTGGAGGAAATGAAGGTCCTTGTTATGAGGTATGCTGCCGTGGTGTAGAGCTTGCAACACTTGTTTTCATGCAATACAAGACCCTTGAAAACGGTGACAAGGAAGAGATTCCTATTAAAGTGGTGGATACCGGCTATGGATTGGAGAGAATTGCATGGATTTCACAAGGTACTCCAACTGCATATGATGCCTGTTTTGCTCCTGTAGTGGACAAGCTTAAGGAAATCACCAATGTTGAAGTTAACGAAGACATCTTGGCTCGCAATGCAGAGATTGCAGGTATGATGGACATTGAGGATATCGGTGACATCAGAGAGCTCCGTCAGCAAGTTGCAGACAGTTTGGACATTTCCCTTGAGGAATACTTGAAGAATGCAGAGCCAATGGAAGCTATTTACATCATTGCAGACCATACAAGATGTTTGGCATTCATGTTGGCTGACGGTATCATTCCATCCAATGTAAAGGAAGGTTACCTTGCAAGGCTTGTTTTAAGAAGAACCATTCGTTTCATGAAAGAGTTGAAGATGGAGGAATCATTGTCTGAAGTTATGGAAATCCAATTGGATTTCTTAAGAAAATTCTATCCTGAAATCGATGAATCTCAAGATCATATCATGAATATTATCAACCTTGAAGAGGAAAGGTATGCTAAAACCATTGAAAAAGGTAAAAAGACTGTAAAAAGGACTATTAAACGTCTTAAAAAAGAAGGAAAAACTTCCATGCCTTTAGAAACATTAATAGATTTATATGATGCTCAAGGTATGCCTCCTGAAACCGTAGAGGAAATGGCAAGTGGAGATAAGGACTTTGAAGTATTCGTGCCAGATAACTTCTTTACAATTGTAGCGGATATGCATGAAGAGGATAAGGTTGCTAAAAAGGAAACTTTAGAGTTAGATGTTCCAGAAACTGAACTTGACTTCTATAAGGATATCTATCAAAAAGAGTCAGATGGTAAAATCATTGAAGTTATTGAAAAAGGAGATACAGTCAATATTATTCTTGATAGAACAATCTTCTATCCTGAAGGAGGAGGTCAGCCATCAGATATAGGTATTATGTCCATTGATGGCAAAATTTATGAAGTCACTTATGCTGAAAAGCTAAATAATATTGTCTTGCATCACATTGCTGTTCCTAAAGATGGCGATAAGGAAAGCTTATTGGATATCCTTAAAGGATATATTGGAACTGAAGTACATATGGCTATCAATTGGAACAGAAGAATCACTTTAGCAAGACATCACACAGGTACTCACTTGGTCATTGCAGCTGCAAGAAAAGTTTTAGGCCAACACATTTGGCAGGCAGGTGCACAAAAAGGTCTTGCTCGCTCCCGTATAGACTTATCCCATTACAAACGTATCACACAAGAAGAGCTTAATGAAATTGAAAAATTGGCTAATGAATATGTTATGATGAACATTGATTTGGATATCAATTGGCTAAGCCGTGATGATGCAGAGAAGGAATATGGATTTACCTTATACCAAGGGGGAGTTGTTCCTGGTTCCCAAATCAGAGTTGTAAGGATTCCTGGAATTGATGTACAGGCTTGTGCAGGTACTCACCTTGACAGAACAGGTGAAGTAGGTCCAATCAAGATTAATAAGACTGAAAGGGTTCAAGATGGTGTAGAAAGAATTGATTTCTCAGCAGGACTTGCAGCTATTGACTCCATTCAAGCGGATAAGGAGATCCTAAGGGAAAGTGCAGGCATATTCAGTGTAACCAATGAGCAATTGCCTAAGACCTGTGACAGATTCTTTAGTGAATGGAAGGCTCAAAAGAATGAAATAGCTAAATTACAAAAGGAAATCGCTAATTTGAAGGTTGCTACTTTAGCTGATAATGCAATTGAAGTCAATGGATTGAAAGTTTTAAAGGAAATCATTGATGGAGAAATCAAAGAGCTTCAAAAGATTGCTACTGACTTTACTGATAACAACAAAGTGGATGTTGTATTTATGGGTAATAACGATGGTAAAATAGTCGGAGCAGCTACTAAGGACTCTGGCATTCAAGTAAATGGCATCATCAAGGAAGCAGCTTCTGTACTTGGAGGTGGCGGTGGTGGCCGTCCTAACTTAGCTCAAGGAGCAGGTCCAAATGCAGATAAAATGGCCGAAGCTTTAGATTTAGCTATTGAACTTTTAGGAAATAATTAATTTATTTCCATTTCTTTTTCTATTTTTCATTCATTCATTTTTTTAATTTTCACTTTTTATTTATTTTAATTTTTTTAGTTTAATTTCTTATTCCTATTTTATAACAATCGTTATATTTATAAACTATAAATTAAATATATAAAAAGATAAAGATATAATAAAAGAAATATTTTTTTGACTAACCTATCATATTTTTATAAATTATTCTTTATTCATTTATTTTATGAAATTTTTAATTATTGAGGTATTTTATGAATCATGATCTAATTATTGCCCGTTATGGTGAATTGGCATTAAAAAGTGACGGGGTTAGAAGAAGATTTGAAAATCGTTTAGCAAATAATATAAGAGCATCAATTGATGCAGAAGTTAAAATAAGACAAGCAAGAATTTATATTTCCCCAAAGGATTTTAATGATGCAATTGAAAAGCTGGAGAGAATATTTGGTATTGTATCTTATTCTCCAGCTGTTACAACAAAATCCACTTTTGAGGATATTGAAAGGGATGTATCAAAATATGCAGAAAAACTTCATGATGAAGGACTTTTAGATGAGAACACTAAATTTGCCATTAGCTGCAGACGGGTGGGAAATCATGAATTTTCATCTCAGGAAATGGCTGCTTTTGCAGGTGCAGTTGTAGTGCGCAAATACTCTTCTCCTGTTGATTTAACAAATCCTGAACTAACTATCTATCTTGAAGTTAGAGATAATGACACCTATATTTTCCATGAGAAAATCCCAGGTCCTGGAGGATTGCCTCTTGGAACTCAAGGAAAAGTAGTTTCACTTGTTTCAAGTGGTATAGACTCTCCTGTAGCCACTTATTTGATGATGAAAAGGGGATGTCAAGTCATTGCATTATTCTGTGATAATGACCCATATACAACCCCAGAGGCACTTAAGAACTTCAATGATTTGATAGACCAATTGAATCTTTATGCAAGTGGGGCTCCTATAAAAAGAAGAGTAGTAAAATATGGTGATTATTTAAGTTCTTGCAAGGAAAATACCCCAGAGAATATGACTTGTGTCTTATGTAAATCCGGTATGTATAAGCTTGCAGGCAAATTGGCTAAGAAAATGCATGCTGAAGCGGTTATTGATGGAAGCAGTCTTGGACAGGTGGCTTCCCAAACACTTCCAAATATACTTGCAACACGTGAAGATCTTGATGTTCCGGTATTATCTCCACTTATTGGGCTTGATAAAGTTGAGATAACAAGAATTGCAGAAAAGATTGGAACTTTTGAAATATCCAAAAGGGATGATGGAGGCTGTAAGGCAGTTCCAAGATATCCGGAAACAAAAGCTGATTTGGAATTTGTAAAGGAAGTTAAAGAGGGAATGAATCAAGAGGAAGAACTTGAAAAAGCTTTTAAAACAATTGAATTTTAATTTAATCGCCTAAAAAATAATCATATAAACGTTTTAAGGTTTTGTCATGGCAAAAACTAAATCAAAACGCATATTTTATTTAGATGCTTTGAGAGCAGTAGCTATTCTTACAGTTATAGCTGTTCATGTTTATGCAGTTACAAGAATTCATGTAATGGCAGATTTTGCTACAGGCCCATCTATTCGATGGTTGATTTCCCAATTTACTGGAAATAACCTTAGAATTGGTGTGGATCTGTTTTTAATGTTAGCTGGTGCTTTGTCTCTTGGACGTGAATGGACAATCAAAGAGTTTTTAGGAAAACGAATTCCTCGAATTGTAGAGCCATTTGTATTTTGGGGAATTGTTACTGGAGCTATTGCAGTAATTGCATCTTATTATTTTGGATATAACTTTATTTATTCATTTGATATTAATTCAATATTAAACTTCTTTTATGGTGTATTTATGGCAAAATCACCAGGATTTTTGCCTTATTGGTTCTTCTGGATGATTTTAGGCACTTACTTGATAATGCCTATCTTTAATAAATGGCTTCAGCATTCTGATTTGAAGGAAGCGGAATATTTCCTGGTATTTTGGCTAATAACCTGTTTATTTGACTTTACTTTAAACATCAAGTTTCCAATTAAATTAAGCTATTTTGTAAGCCCGATTGGTTTGGTTGTGGCAGGATACTATTTAAGGCATACCAAACGGGAAATATTGGATAATCCTTATTTTGCTTTAGCATTGACATTCTTATCTGCATTGCTTATTATGGGTATTGTTACTTATTTCTCAACTCCCACTAAATTCCATACATTAAATAGGTATTCATTGCCTATAACCCTCGAAGTGATTGGAGTGTTTTTATTATTTAAAAACTTCAATAAATTTGGTCTTGATTTGGGATTTATTAAAAATGAGAATAGTTTATTCAGACGTTTTGTCTCTTTAATAGCAAAATATAGCTATGGTATCTATTTGATTCAAGGATTATTCCTATGCATTTATGTAAAAATATTGCCTTATTACGATATTTACAGTTTAATGATAGTGTTATTCATTTTAATTGTATTCAGTTCTATGTTGACAATGCATATTTTAAATAAAGTCAAGTATGTCAATAGGTTTATAGGTGCAAAATAATCCGATTTTTTACTATTTTTATTTTTTTAATATTTTTTACTAATTTTAATTAATTTCTATTTATATATTAAAAAGTACAAAGGTATATTTATGAATACAAGCAGATTTGAAACATTTTTTGATGCAATTTTAGCGATTATCATAACAGTTCTGGTATTGAAGCTAACACAGCCTATTGCTCCTACATTAGATGCATTCCTAATGTTAAATACCAGATTCATTATATATGCCATCTGCTTTTTAGTTATTTTCGTGATATGGTATGATAATCATAATCTGTTTCAGGTTGTTGAAGAAATAGATAATAAAGTCTTAACAGTCTATGCTATGCAAATATTTGCGATAAGCCTTCTTCCTTATTTTGCGACATGGGTGGCTTTAGATATAAATTCTGTAGCAGCTGAATCAATGTTTGGAATTCTTTTCATTGCAATAGATATTCTGTATATACTATCAATCTATACCATTTATAGGGCAAATCCTTATAACTGTGGATTATGCATGGATAACTTTAAAAGTATTTATAAATACATTCCAATAGCAATCATGCTTTTGGGATTTGTGATTACTAACACAGTTTATACTCCTGGAATTTTCATCTGTGTTTTGATCTCAGTTATTTGTTGGATTTTCTTTTCAAGGCTTAGAAGGTCTGACAATGGGAGCACTGAAAGGTTTGAAGCATTTATTGATGCAATCATTGCGATTATAATTACAATAATAGTTCTTGAAATTCCAATGGTTGCAAATGGCTCATGGGAATCTTTGTTTAATATAAAATTGGATTTTATTGTCTATGCTGTAAGTTTCCTTGTTTGCTTTAACTTTTGGAATTATAACAATAATCTCTTTAATATTGTAAATAAAGTGGATCATAAGGTAATTTGGTCAATTGGAGTTGCATTGTTCTTTTTATCATTGATTCCTTATTTGACTACCTTTGTTGCTGAGAATGCTGATTCTTTCTTCCCTTGCTTCTTATATGGTTTGGATTTTATTATTGTAGCTCTCTTATCCATAATTACGGCAAATTCCTTAAAGAATTCTGATAAGGCAAATATTGCATTGCAAATAGCATTGTCAGACAATAAGCCATATTTGTCTACAATAATATTGGTATTAATTGGTATGGCAATCGGATACTTTGTTTATCCCTTAGCTATTGTGATTGCTTGTTTGGTTTCAATAATCACTTTGTGGTTAATATCTCATTATAATAAAAAGTATTGAATTTTCACTTTCTCTTTTTTTTAAATCATAATTATTATATATAATATAAATCAAAAATAATTATGTATATTAAATAACTTAATAAATCATTAGGTTATTTAAAAGTATTTAGTTTGATTAATAATTTAATTATTTTATATTAGCTATTAATTCAAGTAATTAATTATTATAACGATTAGTTATTAATGAATAATTATTTTTTAATAGTTAATTGCTATAATAGTTAATTATTGTTCTTATATTATGAATTAAAGCTAAATATGTACTGCTATTGACTATAAGTGTGTGTTGATAGTAAATTTTACTTAGAGGTGTTTTAAGATGAAAACTACTGTTAGTGTAATCAAAGCGGATATTGGAAGTGTTTCCGGACACTGTGTATCTCATCCTGCATTAATGGAAAAATGTGATGAAGTATTAAGCGGTGCATTGGAAACTGGTATTCTTGAAGATTATTATATAACCCGTTGTGGTGACGACATCGATTTGATCATGACCCACAGAAACGGTGAATTAAATGAAGAAGTTCACAAAACTGCATATGATGCTTTCCTTCAAGCAACTGAAATTGCAAGAGACTTAAAATTATACGGTGCAGGT
This genomic window contains:
- the thiI gene encoding tRNA uracil 4-sulfurtransferase ThiI, producing MNHDLIIARYGELALKSDGVRRRFENRLANNIRASIDAEVKIRQARIYISPKDFNDAIEKLERIFGIVSYSPAVTTKSTFEDIERDVSKYAEKLHDEGLLDENTKFAISCRRVGNHEFSSQEMAAFAGAVVVRKYSSPVDLTNPELTIYLEVRDNDTYIFHEKIPGPGGLPLGTQGKVVSLVSSGIDSPVATYLMMKRGCQVIALFCDNDPYTTPEALKNFNDLIDQLNLYASGAPIKRRVVKYGDYLSSCKENTPENMTCVLCKSGMYKLAGKLAKKMHAEAVIDGSSLGQVASQTLPNILATREDLDVPVLSPLIGLDKVEITRIAEKIGTFEISKRDDGGCKAVPRYPETKADLEFVKEVKEGMNQEEELEKAFKTIEF
- the alaS gene encoding alanine--tRNA ligase → MLKIFEDLGYKKQICKTCGNEFYSQVDRDTCGDAPCDEYGFIGNPATDKPYDLYEIQETFRNFLKDEGHTPIPRYPTLAKRWRDDVFLVGASIFCFQPWITSGLVEPPANPLEVEQPSIRLNDVDNVGRTGRHMTCFTMGSHTVINKPDNFIYWEDETIRLCHEFFKSIGINTEELTFIKSWWKGGGNEGPCYEVCCRGVELATLVFMQYKTLENGDKEEIPIKVVDTGYGLERIAWISQGTPTAYDACFAPVVDKLKEITNVEVNEDILARNAEIAGMMDIEDIGDIRELRQQVADSLDISLEEYLKNAEPMEAIYIIADHTRCLAFMLADGIIPSNVKEGYLARLVLRRTIRFMKELKMEESLSEVMEIQLDFLRKFYPEIDESQDHIMNIINLEEERYAKTIEKGKKTVKRTIKRLKKEGKTSMPLETLIDLYDAQGMPPETVEEMASGDKDFEVFVPDNFFTIVADMHEEDKVAKKETLELDVPETELDFYKDIYQKESDGKIIEVIEKGDTVNIILDRTIFYPEGGGQPSDIGIMSIDGKIYEVTYAEKLNNIVLHHIAVPKDGDKESLLDILKGYIGTEVHMAINWNRRITLARHHTGTHLVIAAARKVLGQHIWQAGAQKGLARSRIDLSHYKRITQEELNEIEKLANEYVMMNIDLDINWLSRDDAEKEYGFTLYQGGVVPGSQIRVVRIPGIDVQACAGTHLDRTGEVGPIKINKTERVQDGVERIDFSAGLAAIDSIQADKEILRESAGIFSVTNEQLPKTCDRFFSEWKAQKNEIAKLQKEIANLKVATLADNAIEVNGLKVLKEIIDGEIKELQKIATDFTDNNKVDVVFMGNNDGKIVGAATKDSGIQVNGIIKEAASVLGGGGGGRPNLAQGAGPNADKMAEALDLAIELLGNN
- a CDS encoding zinc ribbon domain-containing protein, coding for MKCPVCGCENPDDYKFCHDCGAPLILSESIDDLTKELENRDDFPILDSKKLIIIGYIIAILFGWGSFILSFFLGAYGFIGFIGLFFPGFMLNSKDPNIRKHAYIQLAIMIVGIIFTILFLFRLF
- a CDS encoding TMEM175 family protein, which encodes MNTSRFETFFDAILAIIITVLVLKLTQPIAPTLDAFLMLNTRFIIYAICFLVIFVIWYDNHNLFQVVEEIDNKVLTVYAMQIFAISLLPYFATWVALDINSVAAESMFGILFIAIDILYILSIYTIYRANPYNCGLCMDNFKSIYKYIPIAIMLLGFVITNTVYTPGIFICVLISVICWIFFSRLRRSDNGSTERFEAFIDAIIAIIITIIVLEIPMVANGSWESLFNIKLDFIVYAVSFLVCFNFWNYNNNLFNIVNKVDHKVIWSIGVALFFLSLIPYLTTFVAENADSFFPCFLYGLDFIIVALLSIITANSLKNSDKANIALQIALSDNKPYLSTIILVLIGMAIGYFVYPLAIVIACLVSIITLWLISHYNKKY
- a CDS encoding alpha/beta hydrolase, with product MNKKLKIALGIILALVIVIAGSALWYVNDYYHAEPSATALLEGDENVTVTQIDNGLLLDGPGNDSALIFYPGAKIEYTSYLPLFMDLADDGVDCFIVEMPYNLAIFGMDSADEIVNDNAYDYQKWYICGHSLGGVMASYYSLNHTDDLDGLILLAAYPADDLGNMSVLSIYGSNDKTLNKETYDESKSLMDYNLTEYVIEGGNHAQFGSYGNQSGDGAASISAENQRKQTKNEILEFIN
- a CDS encoding acyltransferase — translated: MAKTKSKRIFYLDALRAVAILTVIAVHVYAVTRIHVMADFATGPSIRWLISQFTGNNLRIGVDLFLMLAGALSLGREWTIKEFLGKRIPRIVEPFVFWGIVTGAIAVIASYYFGYNFIYSFDINSILNFFYGVFMAKSPGFLPYWFFWMILGTYLIMPIFNKWLQHSDLKEAEYFLVFWLITCLFDFTLNIKFPIKLSYFVSPIGLVVAGYYLRHTKREILDNPYFALALTFLSALLIMGIVTYFSTPTKFHTLNRYSLPITLEVIGVFLLFKNFNKFGLDLGFIKNENSLFRRFVSLIAKYSYGIYLIQGLFLCIYVKILPYYDIYSLMIVLFILIVFSSMLTMHILNKVKYVNRFIGAK